From the genome of Candidatus Zixiibacteriota bacterium, one region includes:
- a CDS encoding ATP-binding protein: MSFSGRLRLSLLLVALVPPIVAVAVMYVYTSHQARQAEIRRADRSLQTFRPFQSSRQAQLRAALQTAADDPSIRRAVLQLTADESLVTSIQSISSILDFLEIIDRTGRVRASAGRPGLIDRQVTVPNDRADVFPTVEYDLSGAHAADAACLELSDRLLLYGGVFFDEADRRMLEGIIDGSVSIVFARSRDDTFARMTPLTLYDRGDSIEAVLSGSADGGYYVVAGFPPSAVEPQAGSLVTVIGLVLLCSVAGALAIGWYLTGRATREIKNLIEASERVAAGDFSTPVMAYEEGEFAKLADSFTDMMFRLRRAREDLATAEKIAAWEAVGRKIAHEVKNPLTPIAIAVDDLRLSYEDRLPDFGRTLAETTQTIKSELGRLIKLLDGFVAFARMPAPEFATVPVDHLLQPLTTLYRHEIADGRLTCTTTTPDDPVTVDPDQIRQLLVNAIKNALETGPHVTVTVTAEATPDELLFTVRDTGPGFPEAILAGRAEPGVSMKSGGFGLGLVICQRIVYDHGGLMQLANDSSGAVITITLPRTHGPHSGH, from the coding sequence GTGAGCTTTTCCGGTCGCCTGCGACTATCGCTGCTGCTGGTGGCGCTGGTACCGCCGATTGTTGCGGTGGCGGTGATGTACGTCTACACGTCCCACCAGGCGCGGCAGGCGGAGATTCGTCGCGCCGATCGCTCGCTGCAGACGTTTCGTCCGTTCCAGTCATCGCGGCAGGCACAACTTCGTGCTGCCCTACAAACGGCGGCGGATGACCCGTCGATCCGCCGTGCGGTACTGCAATTGACCGCCGACGAGTCGCTGGTCACGTCGATTCAATCGATTTCGTCGATACTCGATTTTCTCGAAATAATCGATCGCACCGGCAGGGTGCGGGCCTCGGCAGGTCGACCGGGCCTGATCGACCGGCAGGTCACCGTCCCGAATGATCGTGCCGACGTTTTTCCGACGGTTGAGTATGATCTCTCCGGCGCTCATGCAGCCGACGCGGCGTGCCTCGAATTGAGCGACCGTTTGTTGCTGTACGGGGGAGTGTTTTTCGACGAAGCCGACCGCCGCATGCTTGAAGGCATTATCGATGGATCAGTATCTATCGTATTTGCCCGGTCGCGAGACGACACGTTCGCGCGTATGACGCCGCTCACGCTGTACGACCGGGGTGATTCGATCGAGGCCGTGCTCAGCGGCAGCGCCGATGGCGGCTATTATGTTGTGGCTGGTTTTCCCCCGTCTGCGGTTGAACCGCAAGCGGGTTCGCTGGTGACAGTTATCGGTCTCGTGTTGCTCTGTTCGGTTGCGGGCGCGCTTGCGATCGGCTGGTACCTTACGGGCAGGGCCACGCGCGAAATCAAAAACCTGATCGAGGCCTCGGAACGGGTGGCCGCCGGCGATTTTTCCACACCGGTCATGGCGTACGAAGAAGGCGAATTTGCCAAGCTGGCCGATTCTTTTACCGACATGATGTTTCGCCTGCGGCGCGCCCGCGAGGATCTGGCTACCGCGGAGAAAATCGCGGCCTGGGAAGCGGTCGGGCGCAAAATCGCCCATGAAGTCAAGAACCCGTTGACGCCCATCGCAATCGCGGTCGATGACCTTCGCTTGTCGTACGAAGACAGACTGCCTGATTTCGGCCGGACCCTCGCAGAAACGACTCAAACCATAAAAAGCGAACTGGGCCGCCTGATAAAGCTGCTCGACGGGTTCGTTGCGTTCGCGCGAATGCCGGCGCCCGAGTTCGCAACCGTACCGGTCGATCACCTGCTCCAGCCGCTGACAACGCTCTACCGGCACGAAATTGCCGACGGACGCCTCACGTGCACCACGACAACTCCGGATGATCCGGTCACCGTTGACCCGGATCAAATCCGCCAGTTATTGGTGAATGCGATAAAGAACGCTCTCGAAACCGGTCCGCACGTCACCGTTACCGTGACGGCGGAAGCGACACCAGATGAACTGCTGTTCACCGTCCGGGATACCGGTCCCGGTTTTCCTGAGGCGATTCTCGCGGGCCGGGCGGAACCCGGCGTATCGATGAAGAGCGGCGGTTTCGGGCTGGGGCTGGTCATTTGCCAGCGAATCGTCTACGACCACGGCGGTCTGATGCAGTTGGCTAACGACTCGTCGGGCGCAGTAATCACCATCACACTTCCGAGGACACATGGCCCGCATTCTGGTCATTGA
- a CDS encoding sigma-54 dependent transcriptional regulator: protein MARILVIDDEENIRRSLKSALERRDHHVVTASTCAEARRFLPADFDLVLLDVLLPDGNGVEVLGEIVGVVSPPPVVMISGQADIDVAVAAIKKGAHDFLEKPISLDRVLVLIDNVTRTRRLRSEKDRLSSRVYGDMIGVSSSIRKLRENVVRVAAMAGRFLITGENGTGKELVAHLIHRSSRFAEGPFVALNCAALPSELVESELFGHLPGAFTGAARRRAGRFAEATGGSIFLDEISEMPPETQAKLLRVLETHQYTPVGGDTDQRFDGNVIAASNRDLEAETSAGRFRADLFHRLNVVALHVPPLRERPDDIRILGEYFLARFAEETGAKPRQLSTEAVEYLRHCPFPGNVRELKNLMERVNIYCDHDPVRAEDVKPLMTTPAATETRLTLKEASRQFELDYIRNTIARCDGNMLQAARELGLERSHLYKKLKQLDPDYNVTD from the coding sequence ATGGCCCGCATTCTGGTCATTGACGACGAAGAGAATATCCGTCGTTCGTTGAAGTCGGCACTGGAGCGGCGCGACCACCATGTGGTCACGGCGTCGACCTGCGCCGAGGCCCGTCGTTTCCTGCCGGCGGATTTCGATCTGGTACTTCTCGATGTACTGCTGCCGGATGGCAACGGCGTGGAGGTACTCGGTGAGATTGTCGGCGTGGTCTCTCCACCGCCGGTCGTCATGATCTCCGGGCAGGCCGATATCGATGTCGCGGTGGCCGCGATCAAAAAAGGCGCCCATGACTTTCTCGAAAAACCGATTTCGCTGGACAGGGTGCTTGTCTTAATCGACAACGTCACCCGGACCCGCCGCCTGAGATCCGAAAAGGACCGGCTCAGCTCGCGCGTGTACGGCGACATGATCGGGGTCTCGTCTTCGATCCGCAAACTTCGCGAAAACGTCGTCCGCGTCGCGGCCATGGCCGGTCGGTTCCTGATCACCGGCGAAAACGGAACGGGCAAGGAACTGGTGGCGCACCTCATCCATCGCAGCAGTCGATTCGCCGAGGGCCCTTTTGTCGCGCTCAACTGCGCCGCCCTGCCGTCGGAACTGGTCGAGTCCGAGCTGTTCGGCCACCTCCCCGGCGCCTTTACCGGAGCCGCGCGCCGTCGTGCCGGACGGTTCGCCGAAGCGACGGGCGGTTCGATCTTCCTCGATGAGATCTCGGAAATGCCGCCCGAAACGCAGGCAAAGCTTCTTCGCGTCCTGGAGACACACCAGTACACGCCGGTCGGCGGGGACACCGACCAGCGGTTCGACGGCAACGTAATCGCGGCTTCCAACCGTGATCTCGAAGCGGAAACGTCGGCCGGGAGATTTCGCGCCGATCTGTTTCACCGTCTCAACGTGGTTGCCCTTCATGTGCCGCCTCTGCGCGAGCGGCCCGACGACATCCGCATCCTCGGCGAGTACTTCCTTGCGCGGTTCGCCGAAGAAACCGGCGCAAAACCACGGCAGCTCTCCACCGAAGCGGTCGAGTACCTCCGACACTGCCCGTTTCCCGGCAACGTGCGGGAGCTGAAAAATCTCATGGAGCGCGTGAACATCTATTGCGATCACGATCCGGTTCGCGCAGAGGATGTCAAACCGTTGATGACGACTCCCGCTGCAACCGAGACTCGCCTTACGTTGAAAGAGGCCAGTCGGCAATTCGAACTCGACTATATTCGAAACACCATCGCACGGTGCGACGGCAACATGCTGCAGGCGGCGCGCGAGCTGGGACTGGAACGCTCCCACCTGTACAAAAAACTGAAACAGCTTGACCCGGACTACAACGTTACCGACTAG
- a CDS encoding Fe-S cluster assembly protein HesB — MRISHQKVTAFRRKILAFYRQHGRSLPFRETRDPYAITVAELMLQQTQVERVVDKYQRWLRRWPTWEALAHASRQELLEAWSGLGYNRRAIYLGQMACQIVERFGGKTPSSPAVLKTLPGIGDYTANAIAIFAFNSPCVTIDTNIRKVLVHEFGLDPNTPRSDLEELARRLLPPRRARDWHNALMDYARVALRKDLDYIAPLTTQNRFEGSRRQIRGAIVRALTTAKRVSISKIAAQTARSVDDVREAALTLQKDGLVVVTPKFIRLA, encoded by the coding sequence GTGCGCATCAGTCATCAGAAAGTAACTGCGTTCCGGCGGAAGATTCTCGCATTCTACCGGCAGCACGGCCGCAGCCTTCCGTTTCGCGAGACACGCGACCCGTACGCCATCACGGTAGCCGAACTCATGCTTCAGCAAACCCAGGTGGAACGGGTGGTGGACAAGTATCAGCGCTGGCTTCGCCGCTGGCCGACATGGGAGGCGCTGGCACACGCCTCTCGGCAGGAATTGCTCGAAGCGTGGTCGGGATTAGGCTATAATCGGCGCGCGATTTACCTCGGTCAGATGGCGTGTCAGATAGTGGAACGGTTCGGCGGCAAAACGCCGTCGAGCCCGGCCGTGCTCAAAACCCTGCCCGGTATCGGCGACTATACCGCGAATGCGATCGCCATTTTCGCCTTCAACAGCCCGTGTGTCACGATCGACACTAACATCCGCAAAGTGCTCGTCCACGAGTTTGGGCTTGATCCGAATACGCCGCGCTCCGATCTGGAAGAACTGGCGCGCCGGCTCCTCCCGCCACGCCGTGCGCGCGACTGGCATAATGCGCTGATGGACTATGCGCGGGTCGCGCTCCGAAAAGACCTCGATTACATTGCGCCACTCACGACACAAAACAGGTTTGAGGGCTCCCGCCGCCAGATTCGCGGCGCGATCGTCCGGGCGCTCACGACTGCAAAACGGGTGTCGATATCGAAGATTGCGGCTCAGACAGCGCGGTCGGTCGATGATGTCCGCGAGGCCGCCCTGACGCTCCAGAAGGACGGGCTGGTGGTCGTGACGCCGAAGTTCATCCGGCTGGCGTGA
- a CDS encoding response regulator, which produces MSILVIGQDEETVKAISSALDDSECPVQRAADGTEGFARLSSRAQYKLIITDLAMPGMDGFQLLKVVRGNPRLRGTPVLVCSASCDAPTVLKAIEAGAEDFIAKPVESDSLRDKLHRLVSDAYADVLIVDDDPVIRDLLMKILHREGFSAVAAAGVDAAIEVLKTTRVSIVISDIEMPERSGLDLLKHIRENLPRLPVLMITGKSEKYGQGKILSAGASGFIAKPFKNTEIVEKLISLL; this is translated from the coding sequence ATGTCGATACTCGTGATCGGACAAGACGAAGAGACCGTCAAAGCCATATCGTCGGCGCTGGACGATTCTGAGTGCCCGGTGCAGCGGGCCGCCGACGGGACCGAGGGATTCGCGCGGCTTTCTTCGCGCGCACAGTACAAGCTGATCATCACCGATCTGGCGATGCCGGGGATGGATGGTTTTCAGTTGCTGAAAGTGGTGCGCGGTAATCCCCGGCTCCGCGGGACACCGGTGCTCGTCTGCAGCGCATCCTGCGACGCGCCGACCGTGCTCAAGGCAATCGAAGCGGGAGCCGAAGATTTCATCGCGAAGCCGGTCGAATCCGACTCATTGCGAGACAAACTGCATCGTCTGGTCTCCGACGCATACGCGGATGTGCTGATCGTCGACGACGATCCGGTAATACGTGATTTACTGATGAAGATACTTCACCGCGAAGGCTTTTCCGCGGTGGCCGCCGCCGGTGTCGATGCAGCGATTGAAGTACTGAAAACCACTCGTGTCAGTATTGTCATTTCCGACATCGAAATGCCGGAGCGCAGCGGACTGGACCTGCTGAAACATATTCGGGAGAACCTTCCGCGCCTTCCGGTGCTGATGATCACGGGCAAATCGGAAAAGTACGGGCAGGGAAAGATCCTCAGCGCGGGGGCTTCCGGATTTATCGCCAAGCCGTTCAAAAACACGGAGATCGTCGAGAAACTGATTTCCCTCCTGTGA
- a CDS encoding Re/Si-specific NAD(P)(+) transhydrogenase subunit alpha yields the protein MADAKPTLILGVPRETFPGERRVALIPDLVPSFAKLGFSVIVESSAGAAAGFGDSDFTSRGADIVNSRDELFRRSRIIVQVRGYGANVEAGRDDLSRLQPGQFLIGHHDPLASFRAIRELAGTRATAFAIELLPRITRAQSMDALSSMATVAGYKAVLMAADHLNLMFPLLMTAAGTISPARVFVIGAGVAGLQAIATARRLGALVQAYDVRPAAKEHVLSLGARFVEMEIETADAEDKGGYARELGEDFYKKQRELMARVVKDVNVVITTAAIPGKKSPILITEDMVRNMTAGSVIIDLAAERGGNCELTEVDRTVEKHGVVIMGPSNLPSTVPRHASQLYGRNLLAFVRTLVKDGALTVNTDDEIIRDTLLTRDGSVVNDRVNQLLNGPGSDAERSVN from the coding sequence ATGGCTGACGCCAAACCGACTCTTATCCTCGGTGTTCCCCGAGAGACGTTTCCGGGTGAACGCCGGGTCGCCCTGATTCCTGATCTCGTGCCATCGTTCGCCAAGCTCGGATTTTCCGTGATCGTCGAAAGCTCTGCAGGAGCCGCCGCGGGATTCGGCGACTCCGATTTCACGTCCCGGGGCGCCGACATCGTGAACTCGCGCGATGAGCTGTTTCGCCGGAGCCGGATCATCGTGCAGGTACGAGGGTACGGGGCCAATGTCGAGGCCGGTCGGGATGATTTGTCGCGTCTGCAGCCGGGCCAATTCCTGATCGGTCACCATGACCCGCTGGCATCGTTTCGGGCGATTCGCGAACTGGCCGGTACGCGCGCCACGGCGTTCGCTATCGAGCTGCTTCCGCGCATCACGAGGGCGCAAAGCATGGATGCGCTGTCGTCAATGGCTACCGTTGCCGGTTATAAGGCCGTCCTGATGGCCGCCGATCACCTGAACCTCATGTTTCCGTTGTTGATGACAGCGGCCGGCACGATCTCTCCGGCGCGCGTATTCGTGATCGGGGCGGGAGTTGCCGGACTGCAGGCCATTGCCACCGCGAGGCGGCTGGGCGCCCTCGTCCAGGCATACGACGTACGACCCGCCGCGAAAGAGCACGTACTCTCACTCGGCGCCCGCTTCGTCGAGATGGAAATCGAGACCGCCGACGCAGAAGACAAAGGCGGTTATGCGCGTGAGCTTGGTGAAGACTTTTATAAAAAGCAGCGCGAGTTGATGGCGCGCGTCGTTAAGGACGTCAACGTCGTTATCACGACCGCCGCTATACCCGGCAAGAAATCTCCGATCCTCATCACTGAAGACATGGTTCGCAACATGACCGCGGGCTCGGTTATCATAGATCTTGCCGCTGAGCGCGGCGGTAACTGCGAACTGACTGAAGTCGACAGGACCGTCGAAAAACACGGGGTCGTCATCATGGGACCATCCAACCTGCCGTCCACCGTACCCAGACACGCCAGCCAGTTATATGGCCGAAACCTGCTGGCCTTTGTGCGAACGCTGGTCAAAGACGGCGCCCTGACTGTCAATACGGACGATGAGATCATCCGCGATACGCTGCTGACCCGCGACGGTTCGGTCGTCAACGACCGCGTGAATCAGTTGCTCAACGGACCCGGTTCGGACGCAGAAAGGAGCGTTAACTGA
- a CDS encoding NAD(P) transhydrogenase subunit alpha, whose translation MELFVILLTIFVLSVFVGFEIITKVPPTLHTPLMSGSNAISGITLIGAMISAGTQYSTLTTWLGLAAVIFATINVVGGFLVTHRMLRMFKRKD comes from the coding sequence ATGGAACTGTTTGTCATCCTGCTGACGATATTCGTGCTGTCCGTCTTTGTCGGATTTGAGATCATCACCAAGGTCCCGCCGACCCTGCACACGCCGCTCATGTCCGGTTCGAATGCGATTTCGGGCATTACGCTGATCGGAGCCATGATCTCGGCAGGAACGCAATACTCGACCCTGACAACATGGCTCGGCCTGGCAGCGGTGATCTTCGCAACCATCAATGTGGTCGGCGGCTTTCTCGTCACGCATCGCATGCTCAGGATGTTCAAGAGGAAAGACTGA
- a CDS encoding NAD(P)(+) transhydrogenase (Re/Si-specific) subunit beta — protein MLSLVNLAYLLASVLFIFGLKGLAHPRKAVRGNILGSLGMFIAVVVTLLDRHIVSYEMIIIGVAVGSAIGAILAVKIEMTAMPQLVALYNGFGGIASVLVASAALVETLGGHIGASVDLQFSIATVATAVVGAVTFWGSLVAFAKLQGLIGDAAVLFPGQKYLNAVLATASVALGVWIVIDPSMTTAFWVLIGVASILGVTLVIPIGGADMPVVIALLNSYSGIAAAATGFVLNNNVLIISGSLVGASGIILTNIMCKAMNRSLTNVLFGVLGPTSETASADEVYAGKVKATSAEEIAMLFDGVSRVVIVPGYGMAVAQAQHAVWDLSTLLESRGIEVEFAIHPVAGRMPGHMNILLAEANVPYDKLKEMDEVNPTFAQTDVAIVIGANDVVNPVARTDPKSPIAGMPILDVDKARTVVVVKRSLSPGFAGIPNPLFAADNTVMYFADGKKAVLDIMAAVKEY, from the coding sequence ATGCTGTCACTGGTCAATCTGGCATACCTGCTCGCCTCGGTGCTGTTCATCTTCGGACTCAAAGGCCTGGCACACCCGCGCAAGGCGGTTCGGGGAAACATCCTCGGTTCGCTCGGCATGTTTATCGCCGTGGTCGTGACGCTGCTCGACCGCCATATCGTCAGTTATGAAATGATTATCATCGGGGTCGCGGTCGGTTCGGCGATCGGCGCGATTCTGGCGGTGAAAATCGAGATGACGGCGATGCCGCAGCTGGTGGCGCTGTATAATGGCTTCGGCGGGATAGCCTCAGTGCTGGTTGCATCCGCCGCGTTGGTCGAAACGCTCGGCGGACATATCGGCGCCTCAGTCGATTTGCAGTTCTCCATCGCCACCGTCGCCACCGCAGTCGTCGGCGCCGTGACCTTCTGGGGCTCGCTGGTCGCCTTTGCCAAGTTGCAGGGACTGATCGGCGATGCCGCCGTGCTCTTCCCGGGTCAGAAATACCTCAACGCGGTCCTCGCGACAGCCAGCGTCGCGCTGGGCGTCTGGATTGTGATCGACCCGTCGATGACCACGGCATTCTGGGTCCTGATCGGCGTGGCGTCGATTCTCGGAGTTACGCTCGTTATCCCGATCGGCGGCGCCGACATGCCGGTCGTGATTGCCCTGCTCAACTCCTATTCGGGCATCGCCGCCGCCGCGACCGGTTTCGTATTGAACAACAACGTTCTGATCATTTCCGGGTCGCTGGTCGGAGCCTCGGGGATCATCCTCACCAACATCATGTGCAAGGCGATGAACCGCTCGTTGACCAACGTCCTGTTCGGCGTGCTCGGCCCGACCAGCGAAACGGCGTCGGCCGACGAAGTCTACGCGGGCAAGGTCAAGGCGACGTCCGCCGAGGAGATCGCGATGCTTTTCGACGGCGTGTCGCGCGTCGTGATCGTTCCCGGTTACGGCATGGCCGTGGCGCAGGCGCAGCACGCTGTCTGGGACCTGTCGACCCTGCTGGAGTCGCGCGGCATTGAAGTGGAGTTTGCCATCCATCCGGTGGCCGGGAGGATGCCCGGACATATGAACATACTGCTGGCCGAGGCCAATGTGCCGTACGACAAGCTCAAGGAAATGGACGAGGTCAACCCGACCTTTGCGCAGACCGATGTCGCGATCGTGATCGGCGCCAACGACGTTGTCAACCCGGTCGCACGGACCGATCCGAAATCACCTATCGCGGGAATGCCCATTCTCGACGTCGACAAGGCCCGCACGGTAGTGGTGGTGAAGCGGAGTCTCTCTCCCGGTTTTGCCGGGATCCCCAACCCGCTGTTTGCTGCGGACAATACGGTGATGTATTTCGCCGACGGAAAGAAGGCTGTGCTGGATATCATGGCCGCCGTCAAAGAATACTGA
- a CDS encoding S41 family peptidase — protein sequence MEVYVRRGAGALRTGLVVVAAIVAVLVFADTARSQAVLQGQGEEVRRCDDALRAEIIDSIALALNEYYVFPEMAKEMEKTMRKNLKQGKYKDLSTVPEFTFALTEDLRGVCHDRHLGIRYLSDEDLAQMTSDEPTDEQKAQRLEEMRKRLAKQNFMYKKIEILEGNVGYLKFNQFVDASMAGPTAVAAMNFLAGCDALIIDLRDNGGGSPSLIQLITSYFFDEPVHLNSFYIRRTDSIKQFWTAASVDGPRLSHVDIYVLTSNRTFSGAEEFSYNLKNLKRATLIGETTGGGAHPVESHFFASLNVGAGIPFGRAINPITGTNWEGTGVAPDIEVPAAQALDRAYIEALGKLKERATDPEIKLRYDWVIAGLEAAYKPVVIDSEKLASYAGVYEDRRLWVEGGALWYQRGDRPKMKAVPMTETLFRFDDVDYFRIEIVTDVTGNPVKVVGHYDNGQTDESMRTAEG from the coding sequence ATGGAAGTTTACGTGAGGCGGGGAGCAGGTGCTCTGCGTACGGGGCTGGTTGTGGTCGCCGCGATTGTGGCCGTGCTCGTTTTTGCGGACACCGCCCGGTCGCAGGCCGTACTGCAAGGGCAGGGTGAAGAAGTAAGGCGGTGCGATGACGCCCTTCGCGCCGAGATCATAGATTCCATCGCTTTGGCCCTGAATGAATATTACGTGTTTCCCGAGATGGCCAAAGAGATGGAAAAGACGATGCGAAAGAACCTCAAGCAGGGAAAATACAAGGACCTGAGTACCGTTCCCGAATTTACGTTTGCGCTGACTGAGGATCTGCGCGGAGTCTGCCACGATCGACACCTGGGAATTCGCTACCTCTCCGACGAGGACCTGGCGCAGATGACGTCCGACGAGCCGACGGACGAGCAGAAGGCGCAGAGGCTGGAGGAGATGCGGAAACGGCTGGCCAAACAGAATTTCATGTACAAGAAGATTGAGATACTCGAAGGCAATGTCGGGTACCTGAAATTCAACCAGTTTGTCGATGCATCGATGGCCGGACCGACGGCAGTGGCGGCGATGAACTTTCTGGCCGGCTGCGACGCCTTGATTATCGACCTTCGCGATAACGGGGGCGGCTCGCCGTCGCTGATCCAACTGATAACCAGTTACTTCTTTGACGAGCCCGTGCACCTGAACAGCTTCTACATCCGAAGGACGGACTCGATCAAGCAATTCTGGACGGCGGCCTCGGTTGACGGACCGAGGCTCAGTCATGTCGACATCTATGTTCTGACCAGCAATCGCACGTTTTCGGGAGCCGAAGAGTTCAGCTACAATCTCAAAAACCTCAAACGAGCGACTCTTATCGGTGAGACCACGGGTGGCGGGGCTCATCCGGTGGAAAGCCACTTTTTTGCCAGCCTGAACGTGGGGGCGGGTATTCCGTTCGGACGCGCGATCAACCCGATCACGGGCACGAACTGGGAGGGCACCGGTGTCGCGCCCGATATCGAGGTCCCGGCGGCTCAGGCGCTGGACCGCGCCTATATCGAGGCGCTGGGAAAGCTCAAAGAGAGAGCGACCGATCCGGAAATCAAACTCCGGTACGATTGGGTGATCGCCGGCCTCGAGGCCGCGTACAAGCCGGTTGTCATCGATTCTGAGAAGCTGGCGTCCTACGCGGGCGTTTATGAGGACCGCCGGTTGTGGGTCGAGGGCGGCGCGTTGTGGTATCAGCGCGGCGACCGGCCCAAAATGAAGGCCGTGCCGATGACGGAAACCTTGTTCCGGTTTGACGATGTGGATTACTTCCGTATCGAGATCGTCACCGACGTGACCGGCAACCCGGTCAAGGTGGTTGGCCACTATGACAACGGACAGACCGATGAATCGATGAGAACTGCTGAAGGTTGA
- a CDS encoding MarR family transcriptional regulator translates to MSDLVRRLGPLAFASRLKRLSDRLYRDMSRVYAELDTDFESRWFLVLYLLAEQSPLGVTDVADRLGLTHPAVNQIVGAMSRHRLVHSRRDPTDERRRLLSLTPGGRRLFERLRPVWQIVSEKSRDAMTESGLDWIEALDRLEAVLDERSMYERVSTALRRDAKANPARRRSSR, encoded by the coding sequence ATGTCCGATCTGGTTCGTCGACTCGGCCCGCTGGCGTTTGCCAGCCGTTTGAAACGGCTGAGCGACCGGTTATATCGGGACATGTCACGAGTATACGCCGAACTCGACACCGATTTCGAGTCGCGCTGGTTTCTGGTCTTGTACCTGCTGGCGGAACAGTCGCCGCTGGGTGTGACCGATGTGGCCGACCGGCTGGGGCTGACGCATCCGGCGGTCAATCAGATTGTGGGGGCGATGTCGCGGCACCGACTGGTGCACTCGCGGCGCGATCCGACCGACGAGCGCCGCCGCCTGCTGTCGCTGACACCGGGCGGACGGCGCCTGTTCGAGCGCCTCCGGCCCGTGTGGCAGATCGTCTCCGAGAAATCAAGGGACGCGATGACGGAAAGCGGGCTGGATTGGATTGAGGCGCTCGACCGGCTTGAGGCGGTCCTGGACGAGCGAAGCATGTATGAACGGGTTTCGACAGCGCTGCGGCGGGATGCGAAGGCAAATCCGGCACGCAGGCGGTCATCGAGATAG
- a CDS encoding pyridoxamine 5'-phosphate oxidase family protein gives MAPDYPPIRRQDRAKEDTWVVQHITEAPYLALALIRDGRPHINTNTFVYLSEPHAIYFHTAPNGTLRTIVESTPDCPVSATAAAMGRLLPAEEAREFSVEFSSVVLFGTISIVDDMAERRRGMEALNRKYFPHLEPGRHYRPVTDKELSQITVYRISIEHWTGKQKAVAADFPGAFLYGSPPTD, from the coding sequence ATGGCGCCAGACTATCCGCCCATTCGCCGTCAGGACCGGGCCAAAGAGGACACGTGGGTCGTACAGCACATCACCGAGGCGCCATATCTGGCTTTAGCCCTTATTCGCGACGGGCGGCCCCATATAAACACGAACACGTTTGTCTACCTCTCCGAACCGCATGCGATTTACTTCCACACGGCCCCCAACGGCACGCTTCGCACAATCGTCGAGAGTACGCCCGATTGCCCGGTGAGCGCGACCGCGGCCGCCATGGGGCGGCTGTTGCCGGCGGAGGAGGCGCGCGAGTTCAGTGTCGAGTTTTCGTCGGTCGTGCTTTTCGGCACGATTTCGATCGTGGACGATATGGCGGAGCGCCGCCGGGGGATGGAAGCGCTGAACCGGAAGTACTTCCCGCACCTCGAGCCGGGCCGGCATTATCGCCCGGTGACCGATAAGGAACTGTCGCAGATCACGGTGTACCGAATCTCGATCGAACACTGGACCGGCAAGCAGAAGGCGGTTGCCGCCGACTTCCCCGGCGCATTCCTCTACGGCTCCCCGCCGACGGACTAA
- a CDS encoding Lrp/AsnC family transcriptional regulator yields the protein MIDDIDRQILSLLQQNARIPSSSIARKVGMATSAIGERMRKLEERGILTGYEARISADAVELGLTAYIYVQTNEPVGSDETAEQLVEIPEVQEVHNIAGEDCYLIKVRVKDTPALSHLLRDPIGLIKTITSTRTTIVLETYKETSRLPLGNIDVTKRKRK from the coding sequence ATGATTGATGACATAGACCGCCAGATCCTCAGCCTGCTGCAGCAAAACGCCCGAATCCCGAGTTCGTCGATTGCCCGGAAAGTCGGCATGGCGACATCGGCGATCGGCGAACGCATGCGCAAACTGGAGGAGCGGGGCATTCTGACGGGTTATGAGGCACGGATAAGCGCGGACGCGGTCGAACTCGGTCTGACCGCGTACATTTACGTGCAGACGAACGAGCCGGTGGGAAGCGATGAAACCGCGGAACAGCTCGTCGAGATACCGGAGGTACAGGAAGTGCATAATATCGCCGGCGAGGACTGCTACCTCATCAAAGTGCGGGTGAAAGACACGCCGGCGCTGTCGCACCTGCTTCGCGACCCGATCGGCTTGATCAAAACCATCACGTCGACGCGAACAACTATTGTTCTGGAAACGTATAAGGAGACGTCGCGTTTGCCGCTGGGAAATATCGACGTCACCAAACGAAAGCGAAAGTAG